The segment ATATGGTAATGCCAAACTTGAGATAGAACCGAGCCAACGTCTTGTCGCTTCCCACCGGTAGGATCGGTAGCTCGACAAGCTTATGCGCCTTGGGGTCGATGCGTAGCGACGTTTGCACGGTAGCAGAGCGACGAGCGGAGGAGGCATCGTAAGAGCTGTTTTCGACAATACTATAGTATGTATCTACGAGGAGGTCGGGGTTTTTCTGATCGTAAGTTAGCCCCAGAGCTTGTAGCGCCTCAGTGATCTGCTGCTCAATAAGTGCATCCCGATTGGTGTGCTGCTTATTGGTGCGTACGAAGCCAAAGGTCTCATAGTTGATTAGGTCTGTCTTACCCTCCGTACCTGTGCTGATGGGGTAAGAGATCAATATATCGGACTCGTCCTCTAGACTGTACATGCCAAAGGCACGAGCTATGTCACGCTCCGTAAGTGCACCGGCTGGCTGAGCCATCGGCTTGAGATGACGCTCTACACGATGATAAGCAAAATTAGAGACCAGCAGGTCGACGGAGGCTCCTCCCTCGCTTTGCAGCAGGCGGATCATCTCCTCCTCGGGCATCGTATGGGTCTCCTGTCCATTGATAGCCTCAATGATATCACCGCTTCGTAGTCCAGTCTGCGCTGCAGGGCTATTGGGATAGACGGTTAGGATGACGGGGCGATTGGCTCCCCAGTTGTCGTTGTAGCTCAACTGGTACTCTAGACCGACGTACGCTTTCTGGGCTTGCATGGTCAGGGCAAAGGAGCAAAGTGCTAGGATAACTAGCAGGGTCGTGTGGTATAGTCGCTTCATTGTTGTCAATTCGTTGAGTGTGTTTATAATAAGGGTTACTGTAGCTCCAAGTGGTAGAGACGATCGATCACTTCGCCATAGGTCTGCTGTATGATCTCTTGTCGAGAGCCTGTGAGCTGTAAGCGTGCCGAGTAGATGCCCCGAGGTGTGTCTATAGCAACACAGACAGTCCCGACGGGTGTCTCAACCGTTCCCCCGGCAGGGCCTGCCACACCTGTGGTCGCTATGCTGATGGTGCTACGACAAGCCTGACGCACTCCGCTGGCCATCGCCTCAGCGACTTCTCGGCTCACGACGCCATACTGCTCGATAGTGGCGGCTGGCACGTGGACAAGTCGCTCTTTGAGTTCTATCTGATAGCTCACGATAGCTCCTTGAAACCAGTGCGAACTACCCGCATGTGACGTCAGCTGGCTCGCTATGTAGCCACCCGTACAGCTCTCGCAGGTCGAGACAGTCTCGCGCTGCTCTAACCAGTGCGCGATGAGATGCTTTAGCTGCTCTTCTGTCGTCTGAGGGGTGGGCATAAGACGTGGGTTTTAGATAGTCGTCTTGGCAAAGGGGACGGCATCTATCGATCCGTACGCTCCTCGCTCATAGGCAAAGCTGCCTGCCATGGCAACCATAGCGGCATTGTCTGTCGTAAAGGCAAAAGGTGGTATGTAGACCTGCCAACCGTAGCGATCGGCATAAGCATGGTAAGCATCACGCAGACCCGTATTGGCGGAGACACCACCAGCCACAGCTATGTGCTTGATGCCTGTCTCCTTACTGGCGCGTAGTAGCTTGCTCATGAGGATATCGATGACAGTCTTTTGGAGAGAGGCGCAGAGATCCGCTTTGTTTTTCGCAACAAAGTCCGGATCCTTGGCAAGCTCATCTCTTAGCGTATAGAGGAAAGAAGTCTTCAGCCCGCTAAAGCTGTAGTCTAGCCCCGGCACCTGTGGCTTGCTAAAGTGAAAGCGCTCAGCGTCGCCCTCATTGGCGAGCTTATTGACGATTGGCCCCCCTGGGTAGCCAAGTCCCATCACCTTGGCACACTTGTCAAAGGCTTCGCCGGCCGCATCATCGATCGTCTGACCCAGTATGCGCATATCATCAGGGGCATTGACCTGTACGATCTGAGAGTTACCGCCCGAGACGAGTAGGCAGAGGTAGGGAAATGGGGGTGGCGTGTGTGGCTCCTCAGGCTTAGCGATGAAGTGTGCGAGGACGTGTGCCTGCAGGTGATTGACCTCGACGAGTGGGATCTGGAGTGCTAAGCTCAGTCCCTTGGCAAAGTTGGTCCCGACGATAAGCGACCCGAGAAGCCCCGGACCACGTGTATAGGCGATCGCATCAAGGTCGGCCAGCGTGACACCAGCACGTGCTACCGCTTGCTGTACGACGGGGACGATGTTTTGTAGATGAGCTCGTGAAGCCAGCTCGGGCACTACGCCTCCATACTTGCTGTGTACCTCTTGGCTTGCGATCACATTGCTACAGAGTAGTCCACCCCGTAGCACAGCTGCCGAGGTATCGTCGCACGAGCTCTCGATACCTAAGATTAGAGAAGATGAAGATGTCATGATGCTGTGTCGTGAGATTAGTTGGCAGCCTGGTAGTCAGCGCATACCTTGTCGACATATTTGAAGAACTTCGCACCACCCTGCTCTAGGAAGTAGTTTCGTTCCTCCAGCATCTCGACCAGCTGCATGAGTGCTCTGTCTTCGGCCATATGCATCAGCTCCCGCTCGGAGTCAGTCTGATCATCTATGCCCAAGAGGTGCAAGATGCCATGTATCATCACTCGGTATAGCTCCTGCTGGAACGGTACACCCAGCTCCTGTGCATTGGTCGCAACGGTGTCGATGCTAATGAGTATGTCACCATAGATCACATCGTCGCCCTCCTGCTCACTCTCTCTAGGGAAGGTGATGACGTCCGTATAGTAATCATGCTGGAGAAATGCTCTATTTGCCCTCAGGATACCCTCATCGTCAGTGTACTGAAAGTTGATCTCCCCGACCGTACGATTCATCTCGCCGCATACACGACGCATCCAACGATTGGCGATTTGTCGCCTAATGGGTGGCATCAACAGATCGTTGTCCGAATAGTAGTTAAATTGCATATCTCGTCTCTTAAGTCTATCTGCATGCAGGCATTGCTTGCAATCTTGTGAGACTGTTGACTGTAACAGCCTCATATGGTATTGCAAAGGTAATGTTTTCTTTAGACTTACACAGCGTAACGAATGAAGGCACCTGCCCTAGACGAGGAGCAGATGCCTTCCTTATTATATTATGTACACACGAAGGGGCGTTGATGCCCGCAGCGTGGGCGCAGCGCTAGAGTAGGCGGATCGAGGTGATCGCGTTTGAGGCGACCTCTGCCTGGGCACCCTGTACGTTGCCACTACCCTTGAGAGCCATCGTGCCGAAGGTGTTCTTGACCATGCCAGTCTTGCGGTCGAGGACGATGTTGTTTATGCCATTGCCCTCTAAGACCAAGCCCTCTACAGTTGTCGTCGTCTTGCCATTGGCACGAAGCGTATAGTCTGTATCAGATACAGCTACCAGTGTGACGACACCCTCATACTGCGTATCAGCATTCTCCCCTGTGAAGAGAGGACTATTGACCGCGAAGGACTCACCCGGTGCTATCGGCTCTGCGGGGTAAAATGAAGGAAACATCGACATAGAGAGGATACCCTTCTTGACTAGGTCATCCACAAGTTCTCCCTCAGGCTCACCTAGAGGCTTAAGCTTAGCGTCCATCCACTGAGTGATCTTCTGATTGACCATCTTACGTAGCTGGCTGGTTGCATCGTCCTTAGCGTCTGAGTCTGTGTCCAGATTCATCTCTTGTCCCATAGAGCTGGTAGAGACTTGTATGCGATCGATATTGGTCTCCATCAGGTAGTTGCCATCCTTGACGTCCAATACCTTATTGGTATAGTTGATGGTCTGGGCTTGCTTGATCTCCATCTGCTGACCCATCACAGAGATGGTCATAGGATAGTTGAGCGTCATCTGATAGGTAAAGGTCTGCCCCTTCTCTAGGTTCAGACGCAGATCGTACTTCTCCTGTGCGAAGACGGAGGTCATCACACCGAGGAGGAGTAGCGTGTGTAGAATAAACTTCTTCATCGCGTTTGAGTGTGGATTGTCTGTGATTGCTTAACGTCGTGTACAGTATGCCCTATACAAACCTTCTTAGTATACGGCTAGTGGGCATTATACAGAAGCGCTAGAGTAGGCGGATCGAGGTGATCGTATTTGAGGAGAGCTCTGCTTGGGTACCCTGTACGTTGCCAGAACCCTTGAGTGCTACTGTACCAAATGTGTTTTTGATCATACCGGTCTTGCGGTCGAGGACGATGTTGTCTATGCCATTGCCCTCAATGACTAAGCCCTCTACAGTAGCGGTCGTCTTACCATTGGCACGGAAAGTATAGTCTGTATCAGATACAGCTACCAGTGTGACGACACCCTCATACTTTGTACTAGCATCTTCTCCAGTGAAGAGAGGGGTATTGACCGTGAAGGACTCCCCCTGTGCTATAGGCTCTGCAGGGAAGAATGCTGGAGACATTGCCATAGAGATCACACCCTTCTTGACTAGGTCATCTACCGCATCCCCCTCTAGCTCACCTATGGGATTATACTTAGCGTCCACCCACTGAGTGACCTTCTGATTGACCATCTTACGTAGCTGGCTGGTCGCCTCGTCCTTAGCGTCTGAGTCTGTATCCAGATTCATCTCTTGTCCCATAGAGCTGGTAGAGACTTGCATGCGATCGATGTTGATCTCCATCAGGTAGTTGCCATCCTTGACGTCCAGTACCTTATAGGTATAGTTGATGGTCTGGTTTTGCTTGATATCCATCTGCTGACCCATCATAGAGATGGTCATAGGATTGTTGAGCGTCACCTGATAGGTGAAGGTCTGCCCCTTCTCTAGGTTCAGACGCAGATCATACTTCTCCTGTGCGAAGACGGAGGTCATCACACCGAGTAGTAGCAGGGTGGATAGGATGAGTTTCTTCATAGTTCTATTGTGGTTTGATTATACGTTGTTTACTTGACGTTGTGCAGGTCATGTCCCATACGCACCTTCTTGGTATGCAGGTAGTGGGCATTGTACTGATTGGGTTTGATCTCTAGAGGCACAGTCTCCACGACCTTCAGTCCGTAAGCCTCGAGACCGACGCGCTTGACTGGATTATTGGTCATCAGGCGCATCTCGGTCACACCAATAGCACGGAGTATCTGAGCACCGACACCATAGTCACGCTCGTCGACCTTGTGTCCAAGGTGCAGATTAGCATCGACCGTGTCGAGCCCCTCATCTTGAAGCTTGTACGCCTTGATCTTGTCCATCAAGCCGATGCCGCGCCCCTCTTGGTTGAGGTAAACGATAACGCCTGCGCCCTCCTGCTCAATAATCTCCATAGCCTTGTGCAGCTGCTCTCCGCACTCGCAGCGCAGACTACCGAAGATGTCTCCCGTAGCGCAACTGCTGTGCATACGAACGAGCGTAGGCTTATTGGCTGAGATGTCACCCTTGATGAGGGCAATATGCTCTAGACCATTGCTCTTCTGGCGAAATGGTATGATATCAAACATCCCCCACTCTGTCGGCAGCTTGGCTCTCACGCCCTCCTCGACGATGCAGTCCGTCTTGAGACGGTAAGCGATGAGATCCTCAATGGAGATGATCTTCATATCCCACTGCTTAGCGATCTCTACAAGCTGCGGAAGACGCGCCATCGTGCCATCCTCATTGATGATCTCAATGAGCGCACCAACAGGCTGAAGACCAGCGAGACGCGCTAGATCAATAGCCGCCTCCGTGTGACCCGCACGACGCAGCACGCCACGATTGCGCGCCCGCAGAGGGTTGACGTGACCAGGACGAGCTAGATCTGTAGGCTTGGTATTGGGATCTGCTAGTGCTTTGATCGTCATAGCACGATCATACATCGAGACTCCAGTCGTACAGCCGTGACCGATGAGATCGACCGTCACGGTAAAGGGAGTCTCATGTAACGACGTATTCTCATGCACCTGCATATTGAGTTCGAGCTGGGCTGCACGCTCCTCAGAGATAGGCGTACAGAGTACACCACGCCCGTAGCGCATCATAAAGTTAACCTTCTCGGGCGTTATCAGTTCGGCAGCCGTGATGAAGTCCCCTTCGTTCTCACGATCCTCGTCATCGACGACGATGACAAACTTGCCCGCTTTGAAATCTTCTATAGCCTCCTCGATGGAGTTTAGTTTGAAGTCTTGGTTCATATTCTAGGAATACTATATATAAGGAGCAGATCACTCTGTCTGTGACTCGATCTGCTTGACAATATGGTTCAATATAGGCGGCATCTGATGCAGCTGTCTCTTGTTGCGCCGCAAAGCGATGCCGAGGTATAGCATCACCAACAAAGAGACTGGTAACAAAGGTATGCAAATCCAGACACATAACCTATTTTGCCAAAGAGGATTTGCAAAGGTTTTGCCCAGCATAGGTAGGCTCAGGAGCTGAGCAAAGATATACTTGTCAGGATAGTTGTGCAGCGTCTCGACAGTCTCTTCTAGCTGCTCGTAGAGCTGCTGGTACGCCTTGGCAAAGTCGGGCAGGCAATCCAGCCTCAGCCCCCTACTCTGGGCATAAGTCATACCGAGCAGTGCGTCCATCTGCCGTTGTAACTCACGAACCTCGCACAGCACCTCCTCAGAGGTTGCGGGCTGCATGATAATCTCCTTGTACTCCAGTTGTCTTGAGTAGTTCGGGTGGAAGATGCGCCGGAAGAAGACCACATAGGCATCGGAATTGAGCGTAGCTGAGTCTCGCGAAGCCTTGTAGGTGAGGAAAGCTCCCAGCGGTAGGATCACGGCACTCGACAGCCACATACCCGCCCAGACAGGGATCTGCCCACTATTGATCATCTTGAGTCCGAAGGTATCGATGACGTAGTAGATAATGAAGATAAGCACCGCCAAGACCATCGGCGTACCCACGCCTCCCTTGCGTACGATAGCTCCCAGCGGAGCTCCAACGAAGAAGAAGAGCAGACAAGCCACAGGGAAGGTGAACTTACGATGCATCTCCTGCGCATTGACACGGTAGTCCGAGGCGGCATCGTCATAGTAAGTGTCAGCAATCTGCACCGACGAGGAGAGGCTCTCGAGCCACTCTAGCGCTTGCTTGTAGCCTAGCAACTTATCCTGATCAGTCGCTCTATCCATCAGCGAGTCTAGCGTATAGGGTGGTGGCGAGGCGTGACTAGACTCAGCACCGAGCAACTCATCATGGCTCAACCGACGAGCTGTTACTGTTGCAAAGGGACGATGTGAGAGTTGATCCTGCTTTAACCAAGCAGCAGCTTGTAGGTTAGCGTTTGGCATTGTCGCGCTCACCCCCGTAGAGACAGGCGGAGAGAGCTTGGTATGGATCTCAAAGAGCACATCACTCCCCACCTGCCGACCCACACTGTCTGCTGCCATGCGGGTACTGTCGCTATAGACAATAAGCTCTCGAAGGTTCTTACCTACGAACTGAGACTTGAGGTAGTCATCGCCCATCATCTCAAAGTTTGCATCAAAGGGAATGAAGATCACCTTCTCCGTAAAGTGCTCCTTAATATAGGAGGCTGGTCGCTCATCCGACGCTTGACTGCCTGGGATCAGCGTCGTCTGACTACTGAGCTGCTCAAAGCTTTCACCACTCCTGAGCGACATGATGAGATAGAGCTTGCTCTCGTCCATCAGCAATCGTCCCGTGTCGGCCAGTATGATGCGAGGCGTGTGCTGCTCAGAGAGGTCATAGATCATTACATTGTATAGGGTACTTGTCGCAGCATCTTTGTCCCCGACATAGATACTGTAACCATCGATCCCATTGAAAAAGATCCCCTTCGGTATCTCCAATTCAGGACGCGCATAGCGTGCGGAGAAGAGTATCTGATAAACTCGCACACTAGCCTTCTGCACCCCCCTATCTAGATAGACGAAGAGCCCCAGAGCGATACAGGTCACGAGGATCACCAGCGGCTTCATGATCTTGCTCAGAGGCACGCCAGCCGACTTCATGGCCAGTAGTTCCAGTCGCTCGCCGAGATTACCGAAAGTCATCAGCGATGCTAGCAAGACTCCCAGCGGCACAGCCGTAGGCAATACGTAGAGGCCTGCGTAAAAGATCACTTCCAGCAGCACCCCCACATCCATTCCCTTGCCGACCAAGTCATCGACATGCTGCCAGAGGAACTGCATCAAGACGACAAACCAGCAGATCAGCAGGGTCATCAGAAGGAGAGGCAAGAAAGACCTCACCATAAAGATGTACATGATCTTCGGTCGCAGACGCATACCTCTTACTTGCACGATCGTAGGATTGGAAAGGAGTAATCTTTACTTCAGGAGCTTGCCCTCACTCTTCAAGTCAGTGAAGAGTCTGTCTAGGACGGCATTGATAAAGGAGGCACTCTTGGAGTTGTCGTATACTTTTGCTAGTTCGATATACTCATTGATCGTCACCACGAGCGCTATGTCAGGGCAGTTGAGAGCCTCCGCCACCGCCATCTCCATCAAGATCATATCGACTAGCGCCACACGATCCTGCTCCCAGTTATCTAGTCGCGGCGTCAGCATCGCATCATAATCCTCACGGTGTAAGAGCGTCTCCGAGAGCAACTGATGCGCATAGAGTCGATCACGGTCACTGTGAAACATGGGAAGCAAGTCGCCCGGTAGCTCTAAGCCATCCTTAGCACCTCGACGCAAAGTCTTCAGAGCAAAGTCCTGTATCGTCACCACTGGCTGATTGGTAAAGGGGATGACACGATAGTCCTCTGACCCCTTGAGACGCTCTACCGTCGTCTCCACCTGCTCCACAGGAGGCATCTCCTCGACCTCTAGACGCTCGCAGATAGCAGTCGCATCGGCCCAGTAGAAAGAGTTTGCCGCAAGATGCTCATTAAGCTCTGCGGTGCGAAAGAGCTGCTTGAGTAGATTGCTCCAATAGTCACACTGCTCCTGCATAGAGAGTGTAGAGACATCCTCAGGTAGCGCATTATACGAGGGATCTTGCTCAACTATATTGTAAAGTGTGCGGAGCAACTGCTCGTCCTGCTCCCAGCGCTTCTGCAGCTCATCGAGCGGATTCTGTATCTCCGTACAGCGAGCGATCTCCTTGACGAGAGTCATATCGGAGAGGTTACGAGGCGCTACCTCGTCCGAGGACTTGAGGAAGCGTCGCTCACGTATCTCTAAGAGCTCCCTCTGATAAGCTGCGAGCGCACGTATCAGATCTAATAAGTAGTAATAGAGGTAGTAGGTGTGACGTAGGGAGGTCGTAAGCGACTTGTCCGCAAGTGCCACATCTAGACGGCCGCTAGAGATAGACTGGTAAAGTTGCTGGAAGACGCGGATGCGTACGATAGACCGATTGATCATATCACTCTATGAAATAGATGAATATAGTAGGAGCAAACAATTCACGAGGAGGGCACTACCCTTCCCAATCTGTAGTCTACGAGGACAAACTCAAGGCATCCACCTTGGTGACCGCCATAGATCCGCCACAAAGGTACAAAAAAGGTCTCGGAGAGGATCACCCCAGAGACCTCAAAAACCTTAGAAGCGGTAGGCGAGGTAGCTGTCGGCGCGCCAGCGAGGTATACCTTCATCTAGGTTGCGATCGTAACGTACGGAGGCTGAGAGTGTCCAGTGCGGCGCTAGCTGCCACTGCAGGAGTAGTGCTGTGGCAAAGCCTTGACCCGTGGCGCTGTATAGCCCGAAAGCGTAACGAGTGGTGGGCAGATAAGCGTAGCTCGCGACCCGCACGTGATCGGCATGGTAGTAATGTCCCGAGAGCGCGATGCTCAGCGGATGGCGCACACCCGCACGATAGCGACCGACGACCGTGAGCGACCTACCCCACTGCGCTTCATCTTGCCCCTCTAAGCGACGCTGCTGTATGGTGCCGACAAGCTGCATGGAGAGGGGCTCTAGGCTATAACGTAGCGTACTACTGAGCCGCCAGCGTAGAGCCTCTTCATTGGAGCGTCCCAGCTGCCCGTACCAGAGTTGCTCGAGCTGATTGTTGTAGCGGGTGGTGAGGTAGAGACGTGTCAGGAGTCCACGACTACGCTCTAGCTTGCGATAGCGCGGTTCGAGGCTTTCGTATAGCTCCAGCATAGCACGCAGGGTGGAGTGCTTCAGCAGGCGCGTGGTGCCGTAGAGGCGTAGCCCCATATCGTTGCCTAGGCGGGCGTAGTGGCTTTCGCTACGACCATAATAGGAGGCGAAGCGTGGAGACATATAATATAGTGTCAAGCCGAGGTCTCGCTGCCGAGGGGTGTGGTAGCGCAGGTGCTGTATGAAGCCCAGATGCTCTAGCTGCTCAGTGGCTAGTTCGCCATGCAGCTCTAGGCGACGCGACTGGCTCTGCCACTGGTAGGCAAGCGATGTGAGCCAATGCGACTGCAGCGGAGTGTCGCTCTCTAGAGCTTTGTAACCAGGCATAAAAGCTAAGTCATATCCCATCCAGTCGGCGTAAAGCGTCTGCAGCGATAGGGAGGCTCGTGGCATCGTGTAAGCAAGCTGCGCCCCCACCGTCTGCATCGGTATGAGCGCATGCTGGGCTCGTCGCTCAGGCGTGTCGTAGCGCATATTGGGTCTGATAGACTGGATCAAGCCTTGTCGCTCATCGATCGAGCCATCGAGTCGGCTGTATGAGTAAAAAGCAGAGTAATGCCACGCGCCCCAATGCCCCTCACTCGCAATGCCCCGCAAGGTCCGCTCACGCAGTGCACTGAGCGACGGCGAGAGCATCGACTTAGGACGAGCGAGCTGTGGCAGCGCACTAGCACTTGCCCAGACGGATCGAGCGGCGAGGAGACCAGCGCCCCACCCCACCTTAAAGTGTCCGACTACCACCTTATCGAGGTAAGCCAGGCGAGGTTCATACATAGCGAAGTAACGCCAGGTGCCATCTTTAGCTAGCTCCTGTGGGTGTCTCTGATACTGAGCCGCCACCTGCCACTGTCCCTTCTGCCTGAGCGATATAGCTGAGCGCAGCTTGAGCGGATCGTACCACGCATCAGAGACAGCTTCGGAAGCTTTATGGTAACTCATCGCTACGTAAGCTTCGCCAGTGAGTGGCGCCTTGGGCTTTGCGTAAGGCTCCCCAGCGAAGGGGCGCACCATCACATAGGGTGCCACACGAGCTATCGTCTCACGATCCCACCCCGTGACCCACTTGAGGTCATAGACCGATTGCAGTTCGCCTCCGCGCTCATCACGGTAGCGCCTGAGCTGATAGATCTGGTAGCTTGTGAGAAAGGGAAAGCGCTCCTCCAGCTCCTGCTGGGTAGCACGGTTCAGGTCGAGCAGCGCCTTTGTCTCTTGCCTCTCTGGCTCTTGTGGGAATAGCTCTAACAAGTCGTCCTCCTCTAGCTCGGCGAGATCATCACTCGGCAAGCTCTCGACGAGCCACTCAAGTGGCAGTTCGTCCGTCACGAGCGAGTCGCTCTGCGCCCACCCCGCCAACGGAAGGAGAAGCAAGAGCGGTAGATAAAGCCGTCTCCTACTCTTGCAGATGAACGATCGTAATGCCTGCACCGCCAAACCGCACATCTTCATCATGATAATGACTGACCCCAGGGTAGTGATCGAGCAGTTCACGGATAGAGACTCGCAGCGCACCCGTTCCCGTGCCGTGCAGTATCTCCACACGGTTAAAGCCTAGACTGATCGCATCGTCGAGGAAGTACTGAACCGCTTGGATCGCCTCAGCGGCTCGCATACCCCGCACATCGAGTCGGTCGGAGAAGTCTAGCCGACGCTCATGCAGATGCTCCACCACATTGGTCGTACGAGCCGGTTGCGCAGTGGCCTGCGCCTGCTCCTCCTTACGCTCACTGCCGAGCCGTACGATCTCATTAGGCTTGCAGGTGATACGTATGCGACCATTGACCACCACCGTGGCACTATTGTCCGAGAGTTCAGAGAGGACGCCCACCACATTCATCGTCGTGACCCGCACCTCGTCACCCTCCTTGGGAGGCTGTGGCATAGAGAGTTTTACCGGCGACTGACTTTGCGCACCACGCTCTGGGGAGTCGCCTTGCTTGCGCTTGCGCTCCTTACGCTCCTTGCGACGCTTGAGTCGCTCCAGCTCACGCTCCACACTGCCCGTCTGCTCTACCGTCTCAGCCTGCGCCAGCTGCTCGCTGTAGGCGCTGAGTGCTTGGCGAGCCTCCTTCGTCTGCTGACGCTCCGCTTGGCTCTCCTTGATCTCACGGATCGTGCGCTCGATCTGAGCACGGCTCTGATCCAGTAGTTGAGCCGCCTCTTGCTGTGCTTGCGTTAGGAGATCCTGACGCTGCTCTTTAAGCTTCGACAGACGCGCCTCGTAGTCTGCAAGGAGACGCTCGAGCTTCTGCTCACGATGCTCTATCTCGGTACGCTTGCGCTGCCAGTACTGCTTGTCGCGTACGATGTCCTGCACGTAACGCTCGCTCTGGATCACCTCCTCGCCAACCAGTGCGGTGGCGTACTCTAGCACTTGGCGCGGCAGCCCTTGCTGACGTGCTATCTCGAGGGCAAAAGAGCTACCTGGCTGACCGATGGAAAGCTCGTAGAGCGGCTTCATCTCCTTCTGATCGTAGAGCATAGCACCGTTGACGATGCCCTTATGCGTAGTCGCATACTCCTTGAGATTGCGATAGTGTGTCGTGATGACGCCCCACGCCCGCTGCTCATTAAAGAGTGCCAAAAGCCCCTCCGCTATGGCTCCACCCAGCTCCGGCTCCGTACCTGCTCCAAACTCATCTATCAGAAGCAAACTATTAGCTCCACAAGCAGCCGACATAGCCCGCATATGCTTCAAGTGCGAGGAGTAGGTACTCAGATCATCCTCCATAGACTGATTGTCGCCGATCTCTATCGCTAGGTGCTTGAAGACACCCGCCACCGAGTCAGGGTGTACGGGGATCGGGATGCCACTCTGCAGCATGTACTGAAGGAGTCCGACCGTCTTGAGACAGACCGACTTACCGCCAGCATTAGGGCCCGAGATGACGAGGATACGTTCGTTGGGATAGCGTAGTAAGATGTCTTGCGGCACGACGCTCTTGCCCTCTTGGCTAAGGGTGTGCTGAAGTATCGGGTTAACCGCTTGGTACCACTGAATGGTTGGCTTGTTGCGCACCTCAGGGATAGAGCAGTGCATCTCATCGGCAAAGCGTGCTATCGCACAAACCGCATCGATGCGCCCCATCGAGAGGTAAAGCTGGGACAACGTCTCACGGCGCTCCCGAATAGGTGCCGTAAGCTGACGCAAGATCTCGATCACCTCACGATGCTCCTCGCTCTCCAGTTCACGGATGCGGTTGTTTGCCTCGACCACCTCGAGCGGCTCTATATATAGTGTCTTGCCTGTGGCACTCTCGTCGTGAACGATCCCTGGTATCTGACGCTTGTGCATGGCGGTCACAGGCAGTACGGGACGTCCCGAGCGCATCGTCGCCTGCGCATCCTCCTCGACATAGCCAGCAGCCTGCGCCGCCGTGAGCAGGCCTCGCATCAACTTCGCAATGGCACGCTCCTCACGCTGGAGGGCTAGTCGTAGCTCAGCAAGACGTGGCGAAGCGTTGTCCACCAGTCGTCCATGCGGATCCAGCTTGCGCAAGATCGTTTGCGCTATCTCCTGCAGACCCTCACTACCCACCACAAGGCGAGACAGACTGGGATAGAGCGGTGAGACCTCTCCCGCTCCATTGTCCTGCACTTTTGTCAGAAGCCTCGACCACGCCTCATAGCTCACGATCGCCTGAGCCACCTGCGCCAGCTCCTCCTCCGTCAGATAGCTTCCCTCAGCACGTAGCGTGCCGAGCGTAGGCCGCAGGTCAGCGACACGTCGTGTGGGTAGCTCCATCGTAACGCTCAGCAAGTGTCTCATCTCCCGCACACGCTCCAGACGATGACGGATAGCATCAGGACGGGTCGAGGCGGTCAGCGCACCCACCATCTCCCGCCCCATAGAGCTGTGACACTCCAAGGCGATCAGATCTAGTAGGTCGTAGTAGCCTACTTTATCTAAATAGTCCGAGGGATAGGTTATATCGCTAGGCATCGTGTCAGA is part of the Porphyromonas asaccharolytica DSM 20707 genome and harbors:
- a CDS encoding PDZ domain-containing protein, whose product is MKRLYHTTLLVILALCSFALTMQAQKAYVGLEYQLSYNDNWGANRPVILTVYPNSPAAQTGLRSGDIIEAINGQETHTMPEEEMIRLLQSEGGASVDLLVSNFAYHRVERHLKPMAQPAGALTERDIARAFGMYSLEDESDILISYPISTGTEGKTDLINYETFGFVRTNKQHTNRDALIEQQITEALQALGLTYDQKNPDLLVDTYYSIVENSSYDASSARRSATVQTSLRIDPKAHKLVELPILPVGSDKTLARFYLKFGITIYSGVNEHKMLWTSEAEELLSDDYLLTDYTALTVPVMLLQFPFTRYFNSLVVRFATHRYLSLGINYQANNISTIHSLSPHSPAAEAGLRAGDEIVAINGRHIGTADELSKGYLAFVKKSMSCRTHERPFAIKDGPTNCRYWDAEDYARVAKLLDKDKYFGGFSYLFAFNPWITTAPRTGVVIDYLRDGVMQRVVVEPKLQESCYVTLE
- a CDS encoding CinA family protein, which translates into the protein MPTPQTTEEQLKHLIAHWLEQRETVSTCESCTGGYIASQLTSHAGSSHWFQGAIVSYQIELKERLVHVPAATIEQYGVVSREVAEAMASGVRQACRSTISIATTGVAGPAGGTVETPVGTVCVAIDTPRGIYSARLQLTGSRQEIIQQTYGEVIDRLYHLELQ
- the tsaD gene encoding tRNA (adenosine(37)-N6)-threonylcarbamoyltransferase complex transferase subunit TsaD; translated protein: MTSSSSLILGIESSCDDTSAAVLRGGLLCSNVIASQEVHSKYGGVVPELASRAHLQNIVPVVQQAVARAGVTLADLDAIAYTRGPGLLGSLIVGTNFAKGLSLALQIPLVEVNHLQAHVLAHFIAKPEEPHTPPPFPYLCLLVSGGNSQIVQVNAPDDMRILGQTIDDAAGEAFDKCAKVMGLGYPGGPIVNKLANEGDAERFHFSKPQVPGLDYSFSGLKTSFLYTLRDELAKDPDFVAKNKADLCASLQKTVIDILMSKLLRASKETGIKHIAVAGGVSANTGLRDAYHAYADRYGWQVYIPPFAFTTDNAAMVAMAGSFAYERGAYGSIDAVPFAKTTI
- the ybeY gene encoding rRNA maturation RNase YbeY — encoded protein: MQFNYYSDNDLLMPPIRRQIANRWMRRVCGEMNRTVGEINFQYTDDEGILRANRAFLQHDYYTDVITFPRESEQEGDDVIYGDILISIDTVATNAQELGVPFQQELYRVMIHGILHLLGIDDQTDSERELMHMAEDRALMQLVEMLEERNYFLEQGGAKFFKYVDKVCADYQAAN
- a CDS encoding DUF6263 family protein, coding for MKKFILHTLLLLGVMTSVFAQEKYDLRLNLEKGQTFTYQMTLNYPMTISVMGQQMEIKQAQTINYTNKVLDVKDGNYLMETNIDRIQVSTSSMGQEMNLDTDSDAKDDATSQLRKMVNQKITQWMDAKLKPLGEPEGELVDDLVKKGILSMSMFPSFYPAEPIAPGESFAVNSPLFTGENADTQYEGVVTLVAVSDTDYTLRANGKTTTTVEGLVLEGNGINNIVLDRKTGMVKNTFGTMALKGSGNVQGAQAEVASNAITSIRLL